One window from the genome of Ammoniphilus sp. CFH 90114 encodes:
- the gmk gene encoding guanylate kinase produces MNRMESDNELDKGLLVVLSGPSGVGKGTVCAALRQVMPELVYSVSATTRAMRQGEQEGVNYFFKTGEEFKHMIEHDQLLEWAEYVGNYYGTPRGFVEQTLDKGKDVILEIEVQGALQVKEKFPQGIFIFLAPPDLEELRNRIVGRGTETEETINSRMSVAKEEIELMDKYNYVVVNDKVELACQRIQSIVLAEHLKKERQIAKYRKWLKEV; encoded by the coding sequence ATGAATAGAATGGAATCGGATAATGAACTAGATAAGGGCTTGCTCGTTGTCTTATCCGGGCCCTCTGGTGTGGGAAAAGGAACGGTTTGTGCCGCTTTAAGACAAGTTATGCCTGAGCTCGTTTACTCCGTCTCTGCCACAACCCGAGCCATGCGTCAGGGAGAGCAAGAAGGGGTAAATTATTTCTTCAAAACTGGGGAAGAGTTTAAGCATATGATAGAACATGATCAATTGCTGGAATGGGCCGAATACGTAGGGAATTACTACGGCACCCCACGAGGTTTTGTAGAGCAAACATTAGACAAGGGGAAGGATGTTATCCTCGAGATTGAAGTTCAAGGTGCCTTGCAGGTTAAGGAAAAGTTTCCCCAAGGAATCTTTATCTTTTTAGCTCCACCAGATCTTGAGGAGCTGCGCAATCGCATTGTGGGCAGAGGAACGGAAACAGAAGAGACTATTAATTCCCGCATGAGCGTTGCAAAGGAAGAAATTGAATTAATGGATAAGTACAACTACGTAGTCGTCAATGATAAAGTAGAGCTGGCTTGCCAGCGCATTCAATCCATTGTTCTCGCCGAACACTTAAAAAAAGAACGACAAATTGCAAAATACCGCAAATGGTTGAAGGAGGTTTAA
- a CDS encoding NFACT family protein, with amino-acid sequence MAFDGLVTKSVVDECKKTIEGGRISKIYQPTETDIILQIRAGGENRRLLISASLTFPRVHLSDETFSNPTEPPMFCMLLRKHCEGAIIDRISQVGMERVIHLDMKVRDELGDWKTRRIIVEIMGRHSNIILLDVERNLILDGIHHVTPAMSTHRVVLPGRPYVAPPEQGKKNPLLCNKEQFIQSFDYNAGKLDKQIVDRFSGVSPLIAKEIVHRSPLGDRDKLWESFQNLMTDVRDGLYTPQIVTKGDKAYFSITDLTHLDGAKKEFETIHSCLQTFFERRAERDAVRQKAHDLIRFVSNERDKNEKKILKLEETRKEAQEADQLKLYGELITAYMHELKKGEHVARVVNYYDEEGSMIDIPLDPLKTPAENAQSYYRKYNKARNSLHVIEEQIELAEKELEYFDGLVQQLSYATLEDIAEIREELVEEGYLRFRGKKGKKKPEKPHLEKYLSTDGIEILVGKNNKQNEYLTNRLAHPMETWLHTKDIPGSHVVIRSKEPTENTLKEAASLAAYFSKARGSNQIPVDYTLIKHVRKPSGSKPGYVIYEQQKTIYVSSDEELVRTLRQKN; translated from the coding sequence ATGGCATTTGACGGTTTAGTTACAAAATCAGTGGTAGATGAATGCAAGAAAACAATTGAGGGTGGCCGAATCTCAAAGATTTACCAACCAACAGAAACAGATATTATTCTTCAGATTCGAGCTGGAGGAGAGAACAGAAGATTACTCATTTCAGCTAGTCTCACCTTTCCACGAGTCCATCTAAGTGATGAAACTTTCTCTAATCCAACAGAGCCTCCTATGTTTTGTATGCTTCTTCGAAAGCATTGCGAAGGGGCCATTATAGACCGCATTTCTCAAGTTGGGATGGAGCGGGTCATCCATCTTGATATGAAGGTCAGAGATGAACTAGGAGATTGGAAGACGCGCAGAATTATCGTGGAAATCATGGGAAGACATAGCAATATTATCTTATTGGATGTAGAACGCAATCTCATTTTAGATGGGATCCATCATGTTACCCCAGCCATGAGTACGCACCGCGTTGTCCTTCCAGGCAGACCTTATGTTGCTCCACCAGAACAAGGGAAAAAGAATCCACTTCTTTGCAATAAAGAGCAGTTTATTCAATCCTTCGATTACAATGCCGGAAAGCTAGACAAGCAAATTGTTGACCGGTTTAGTGGCGTGAGTCCGCTCATCGCAAAAGAAATCGTCCATCGTTCTCCACTAGGGGACCGTGACAAGTTGTGGGAGTCTTTCCAAAACCTTATGACTGATGTACGTGATGGACTATACACACCGCAAATCGTAACCAAAGGAGATAAAGCCTATTTCTCCATAACCGATCTTACCCATTTAGATGGCGCAAAGAAAGAATTTGAAACGATTCACAGCTGTCTGCAAACTTTCTTTGAGCGCAGGGCGGAACGTGATGCCGTCCGACAAAAAGCTCATGATCTGATTCGCTTTGTATCGAATGAGCGGGATAAGAATGAAAAGAAGATTCTAAAGCTAGAAGAAACAAGAAAGGAAGCTCAAGAGGCTGACCAATTGAAGCTTTACGGAGAATTGATAACAGCTTATATGCATGAGTTAAAAAAAGGAGAGCATGTGGCTCGTGTTGTGAATTACTATGATGAAGAAGGCTCCATGATAGACATTCCACTTGATCCTTTAAAGACCCCTGCAGAAAATGCTCAATCCTATTACCGAAAATATAATAAAGCGAGAAATAGTCTTCATGTTATCGAAGAGCAGATCGAATTAGCAGAAAAAGAGCTTGAATACTTTGACGGACTGGTTCAACAGCTTTCGTATGCAACACTAGAAGACATAGCAGAGATTCGCGAAGAATTAGTAGAAGAAGGCTATCTTCGCTTCCGAGGAAAGAAAGGAAAGAAGAAACCGGAAAAGCCACATCTCGAGAAATACCTGTCGACTGACGGGATAGAGATTCTAGTTGGAAAAAATAACAAGCAAAACGAATACCTGACCAACCGACTCGCTCACCCTATGGAAACTTGGCTCCATACAAAAGATATCCCTGGCTCCCATGTCGTCATCCGATCTAAGGAACCTACGGAGAATACTTTAAAGGAAGCTGCTTCCCTAGCCGCCTACTTCAGTAAAGCTCGGGGGTCTAACCAAATTCCTGTAGACTATACGCTTATAAAACACGTACGCAAACCTAGCGGCTCGAAGCCAGGCTACGTCATTTACGAGCAACAGAAAACAATTTATGTATCATCAGATGAAGAGCTTGTTCGAACACTTCGTCAAAAGAATTAA
- the coaBC gene encoding bifunctional phosphopantothenoylcysteine decarboxylase/phosphopantothenate--cysteine ligase CoaBC codes for MLQGKTIVLGVTGGIAAYKAAALCSALVQRGADVRVILSSSALQFIQPLTFQALSRNHVMIDTFEEKDPTVISHIDLADQADLIVVAPATANFLGKAALGLGDDMLSTTLLATRAPVMVCPAMNVHMYQHPAVQHNMELLRARGVQFVEPGEGFLACGYVGKGRMAEPEEIVDTIIKHFTLKQDLVGKKLVITAGATREAVDPVRFFTNRSTGKMGYALAEAASRRGAKVILVSGKSTSLPIPPGVEWMPIESADDMYQAVVSQAHDADMIIKAAAVADYRPAVVHEHKLKKKEGNLVIEFERTTDILRYLGEHKLPTQVLVGFAAETENLEENAMRKVISKNLDFIVANNVALEGAGFGTDTNIVSLYDKNGLIKTLPQLAKREVADCILDEAILRSEEKVQCMPKL; via the coding sequence GTGCTGCAGGGAAAAACAATCGTATTAGGAGTTACAGGGGGAATAGCAGCCTACAAAGCAGCAGCCCTGTGTAGTGCGCTTGTACAAAGAGGAGCAGATGTGCGCGTTATACTAAGTTCATCGGCTCTACAGTTTATCCAGCCTCTTACGTTTCAGGCTTTATCAAGAAACCACGTCATGATTGATACCTTTGAGGAGAAGGATCCCACTGTTATCTCACACATCGATCTGGCGGATCAGGCTGATCTCATTGTAGTCGCCCCTGCAACAGCCAACTTCTTAGGAAAAGCGGCTCTAGGACTTGGGGATGACATGTTAAGCACCACATTGCTAGCTACTCGTGCACCTGTTATGGTCTGTCCGGCGATGAACGTACATATGTATCAGCATCCGGCGGTCCAACATAATATGGAATTATTAAGAGCACGAGGAGTACAGTTTGTCGAACCTGGCGAAGGGTTTCTTGCTTGTGGCTATGTTGGAAAAGGCCGCATGGCAGAGCCAGAAGAAATTGTTGATACGATCATCAAACACTTTACGCTAAAGCAAGACCTAGTGGGGAAGAAACTTGTCATCACCGCTGGAGCTACAAGAGAAGCTGTAGATCCTGTCCGGTTTTTTACCAACCGTTCTACGGGGAAGATGGGATATGCTCTAGCTGAAGCAGCGAGTAGGCGGGGGGCTAAAGTGATCTTAGTCAGCGGCAAATCTACTTCACTGCCGATTCCCCCAGGTGTAGAATGGATGCCGATCGAATCGGCAGACGATATGTATCAGGCGGTAGTCTCTCAAGCTCATGATGCGGATATGATCATTAAGGCGGCTGCCGTGGCTGACTATCGCCCAGCTGTTGTCCACGAGCATAAACTGAAGAAAAAAGAAGGAAATTTAGTCATTGAATTTGAAAGGACAACAGATATTTTGCGATATCTTGGAGAGCACAAGCTACCAACTCAAGTCCTAGTTGGATTCGCAGCTGAAACGGAGAATCTCGAAGAGAATGCGATGAGAAAAGTGATCTCTAAGAATTTGGACTTTATTGTGGCCAATAACGTAGCCTTAGAGGGTGCTGGGTTTGGGACAGATACAAATATCGTCAGCTTATATGATAAGAATGGATTAATTAAAACTCTCCCTCAGCTTGCCAAGCGTGAAGTGGCGGATTGCATCCTAGATGAAGCTATTCTAAGATCCGAGGAAAAAGTTCAGTGTATGCCCAAGTTATAG
- a CDS encoding aliphatic sulfonate ABC transporter substrate-binding protein: protein MKKRWKSLISGLAITALLATGCGNNVETGKAAETVRLGYFPNLTHMAVIVGLEKGFIKEALGEVALETKNFPNGGLFMEAMSTGQIDIGTVGPGPAMNNYLKNPAHQVLAGAVNGGAVLAVRGDAEITSLNDLDGKRIAIPVIGSTQDIMLRKALQEVGLKVKSSGGTVDMIAQAPADTAALFLQKDVDGAATQEPWGVNLEQKAGAKILLNWDQFAWGKESTNTVLVGTKVFTETNPELTKKILKAHLQSIEFIQQNPEEATQLLIKHIKDLTGKELKESDIKAAMERSVVTSEVNEEVLKEMAQISKEAGYTQNDNIDGFINLSYLEDAKK from the coding sequence ATGAAGAAGAGATGGAAGAGTTTGATTAGTGGTTTAGCGATTACTGCCTTACTAGCTACAGGATGTGGAAATAACGTAGAAACAGGAAAAGCAGCGGAAACAGTACGCTTAGGATACTTCCCTAACTTAACTCATATGGCGGTGATTGTAGGACTAGAAAAGGGCTTTATTAAAGAGGCATTAGGTGAGGTTGCCCTCGAGACGAAGAACTTTCCAAACGGTGGCTTGTTCATGGAAGCTATGTCAACTGGACAAATTGATATCGGTACAGTAGGACCTGGACCCGCTATGAATAATTATCTGAAGAACCCTGCTCATCAGGTCTTGGCTGGAGCAGTAAACGGAGGAGCAGTACTCGCGGTACGCGGAGACGCTGAGATTACGAGCTTAAACGACTTGGACGGTAAGCGTATTGCCATTCCGGTAATTGGTTCGACACAGGATATTATGCTGCGTAAGGCACTGCAAGAAGTAGGACTTAAAGTAAAGTCCAGCGGTGGAACGGTAGACATGATTGCTCAAGCTCCTGCGGATACGGCGGCTCTTTTCCTACAGAAGGATGTAGATGGAGCGGCTACTCAAGAACCTTGGGGAGTGAATCTTGAGCAAAAAGCAGGGGCAAAAATTCTATTGAATTGGGATCAATTTGCATGGGGCAAAGAATCTACTAATACTGTATTGGTAGGAACGAAAGTCTTTACGGAGACAAACCCCGAGTTAACGAAAAAGATCTTGAAGGCTCACCTTCAATCCATTGAATTTATTCAGCAAAACCCTGAAGAAGCAACACAATTGCTCATTAAGCACATCAAAGATTTAACAGGTAAAGAGTTAAAGGAATCAGATATTAAAGCCGCTATGGAACGAAGTGTTGTCACTTCTGAAGTGAATGAGGAAGTCTTAAAAGAGATGGCTCAAATTAGTAAAGAAGCGGGTTATACGCAAAACGACAATATCGATGGTTTCATTAACTTAAGCTATTTAGAGGATGCAAAAAAATAA
- the rpoZ gene encoding DNA-directed RNA polymerase subunit omega: MIYPSIDKLVDKVESKYTLVSLASKRARQLRENEKDIKVDKPHSKKYVGIALEEIVETKLAFERPKTVDR, encoded by the coding sequence ATGATTTACCCATCTATTGATAAATTAGTGGATAAAGTCGAGAGCAAATACACCCTGGTAAGCTTAGCTTCGAAGAGAGCCAGACAATTAAGAGAGAATGAAAAGGATATAAAAGTTGACAAGCCTCACTCTAAGAAATACGTGGGAATCGCTTTAGAGGAAATTGTAGAAACCAAATTAGCGTTTGAAAGACCAAAGACGGTAGATCGCTAG
- the remA gene encoding extracellular matrix/biofilm regulator RemA, producing MAIKLINIGFGNIVSANRIISIVSPESAPIKRIIQEARDRGMLIDATYGRRTRAVIITDSDHVILSAVQPETVAQRLSTKEEDPDE from the coding sequence ATGGCTATCAAGCTAATTAATATAGGATTCGGAAATATCGTCTCTGCCAATAGAATTATCTCCATTGTAAGCCCCGAGTCTGCTCCAATTAAAAGAATCATCCAGGAAGCCAGGGATCGGGGGATGCTTATAGATGCGACTTATGGACGTCGGACGCGAGCCGTTATTATTACAGACAGCGATCATGTGATATTATCCGCAGTTCAGCCGGAAACGGTCGCTCAGCGTCTATCTACAAAAGAGGAGGACCCTGATGAATAG
- a CDS encoding YicC/YloC family endoribonuclease, whose translation MIMSMTGYGQAFTQTNDFQITVEMKTVNHRFLEYAIRMPREFSSLEELIKKKAASYLRRGKADIFISIERSAPVEQKLAINWQLAEEYYNTYQLLRERFSIEGESLRPMDLLALPDLVSKDEPKEDIEKYAQVILDCVELACQQLIHMRKSEGKNLEEDLTNRVRLVSEITEDIRLRAPLVVAHYQTRLTNRIKEFLSGKFEGDEGRILTEVAIFSEKANIDEELTRLASHCQQFFVIMQSQEPVGRKLDFLVQEMNREANTIGSKANDLEISKRVVDLKAELEKIKEQVQNIE comes from the coding sequence ATGATTATGAGTATGACAGGGTATGGACAAGCCTTCACACAAACAAATGATTTTCAAATAACGGTAGAGATGAAGACGGTGAATCATCGTTTTCTTGAATACGCTATACGGATGCCTAGAGAATTTTCTTCTTTAGAGGAGTTGATTAAGAAGAAGGCAGCCTCCTATTTGCGACGCGGGAAGGCAGATATCTTTATTAGTATTGAGCGGTCTGCACCAGTAGAGCAAAAGTTAGCCATTAACTGGCAGCTTGCAGAGGAGTATTACAATACCTATCAACTCTTGCGAGAACGTTTTTCCATTGAGGGCGAATCCTTAAGACCCATGGACCTTCTAGCCTTGCCAGACCTTGTGTCGAAGGACGAGCCTAAAGAGGATATTGAAAAATATGCACAAGTTATTCTGGATTGCGTGGAATTGGCTTGTCAGCAGTTGATACATATGAGAAAATCGGAAGGAAAGAACCTTGAAGAAGATCTTACCAACCGGGTTCGACTAGTTAGTGAAATCACGGAAGATATTCGATTGAGGGCGCCATTAGTTGTTGCACATTATCAGACCCGATTAACCAATCGAATAAAAGAATTCCTCTCTGGGAAGTTTGAGGGCGATGAAGGCAGAATTTTGACAGAAGTTGCCATTTTCTCCGAGAAAGCCAATATAGATGAAGAACTGACAAGACTAGCTAGTCATTGTCAACAATTTTTCGTGATCATGCAATCGCAAGAACCTGTCGGACGGAAATTGGATTTCCTCGTTCAGGAGATGAATCGAGAAGCGAATACCATTGGCTCTAAAGCCAACGATCTAGAAATTAGTAAAAGGGTAGTAGATTTAAAGGCAGAATTGGAAAAGATTAAAGAACAAGTACAGAATATAGAATAA
- a CDS encoding calcium-translocating P-type ATPase, SERCA-type, translating into MDTNQWYNLTIQECIDRMQTDPVKGLSSKEASIRLEQVGENILQEKQKVSPFVILLNQFKDFMVLVLLAATLISGLLGEYTDAITIIAIVIINGILGFIQEYRAEKSLGALKELTAPTAHVVRDGELMQIQAKQIVPGDLVYFEGGDRIPADLRILTSQGLQIEESALTGESVPVSKIDGVISQQEVPLGDQKNMAFMGTLVTRGTGQGVVTGTGMHTEMGKIADLIQTTDSMQTPLQQRLEQLGKILIVIALALTAVVVIAGIMHNHNPYQMFLAGVSLAVAAIPEGLPAIVTIALALGVQRMIKRKAIVRKLPSVETLGCASVICSDKTGTLTQNKMTVRELWVEGKQIEVSGTGYQPLGNFILEGKEVYPDRHAALMKLLEINVLCNNARLVEGKEGKKSILSREKKEWTIIGDPTEGALMVVSAKARIEPNSLLQWERLKEFPFDSERKMMSVLLRHRKGEQMVGVKGAPDVLLARCTHILWNGKVSILTPTIRKEIMESNQHMAEQALRVLGVAYRDVASGERIVDENQAENKLVFVGLCGMIDPPREEVKEAIRKCRVAGIKTVMITGDHQTTAEAIARQLGILPRGGLTINGQDLYNMSDEEFDKKVEQIYVYARVSPEHKLKIVRALQAKGHVVAMTGDGVNDAPAIKAANIGIAMGITGTDVSKEASSLVLADDNFATIEAAIEEGRTIYDNIRKFIRYLLASNVGEILVMFFAMIAGMPLPLVPIQILWVNLVTDGLPAMALGVDQAEGNTMKRPPRPSRESIFARGLGWKILSRGFLIGICTLGAFWITLQANPDDLTKAQTMAFATLVMAQLIHVFDCRSERTVFHRNPLQNKWLVVAVIVSVLLLIGVIYLEPLQPIFKTVALDIQEWFILLIFAAIPTVAVGVMGLLWDALKGRRTA; encoded by the coding sequence TTGGATACGAACCAATGGTACAACCTTACGATACAGGAATGTATCGATCGAATGCAAACAGATCCGGTCAAAGGACTAAGCAGTAAGGAGGCTTCCATACGCTTAGAACAGGTAGGAGAAAATATACTGCAGGAGAAGCAAAAAGTTTCACCTTTCGTCATCTTACTCAATCAATTTAAGGACTTTATGGTCCTTGTATTGCTTGCGGCCACACTGATTTCCGGTTTGCTCGGGGAGTATACGGATGCAATTACGATTATAGCCATCGTTATTATTAATGGGATCTTAGGGTTTATTCAAGAATACCGAGCGGAGAAGTCGCTCGGTGCGCTGAAAGAATTGACGGCTCCGACGGCCCATGTCGTGCGGGACGGAGAACTCATGCAAATACAGGCTAAGCAGATTGTTCCCGGTGATCTGGTTTATTTTGAAGGGGGAGATCGGATACCTGCAGACTTGCGGATTCTGACAAGCCAAGGATTACAAATTGAGGAATCGGCCCTAACCGGTGAATCGGTGCCTGTTAGTAAAATAGATGGAGTGATCTCTCAGCAGGAAGTGCCTTTAGGTGATCAAAAGAATATGGCTTTTATGGGAACCCTGGTAACAAGAGGGACAGGTCAGGGAGTTGTTACCGGAACGGGAATGCATACAGAGATGGGAAAGATTGCCGATCTCATACAAACCACGGACTCTATGCAAACTCCACTGCAGCAACGATTGGAGCAGTTAGGTAAAATTCTAATTGTCATTGCCTTGGCTCTCACAGCTGTTGTTGTTATAGCTGGTATTATGCATAATCATAATCCTTATCAAATGTTTTTAGCAGGAGTAAGTTTAGCGGTGGCAGCAATCCCAGAAGGTTTGCCCGCGATCGTGACTATAGCTCTAGCTCTTGGCGTGCAGCGTATGATTAAAAGGAAAGCGATCGTGCGAAAACTTCCCTCTGTAGAGACCTTAGGTTGTGCAAGTGTAATTTGTTCCGATAAAACAGGAACACTCACGCAAAATAAAATGACGGTTCGCGAATTGTGGGTGGAAGGAAAACAAATAGAGGTATCCGGCACGGGTTATCAACCATTGGGGAATTTTATTCTGGAAGGAAAAGAAGTGTACCCTGATCGTCATGCGGCCTTAATGAAGCTTCTCGAAATTAATGTGCTCTGTAACAATGCACGCTTAGTAGAAGGTAAGGAAGGAAAGAAATCGATCCTTAGTAGGGAGAAAAAGGAATGGACCATTATTGGAGATCCGACGGAGGGCGCTTTAATGGTTGTTTCTGCAAAAGCTCGAATCGAGCCCAACAGCTTGCTGCAATGGGAGAGATTGAAGGAGTTTCCTTTTGATTCTGAGCGTAAGATGATGTCTGTCTTGCTTAGACACCGCAAAGGTGAGCAAATGGTAGGAGTAAAGGGCGCGCCAGATGTTCTTTTAGCTCGCTGTACGCACATTTTGTGGAATGGTAAGGTGTCGATACTAACTCCAACGATTCGCAAGGAGATCATGGAAAGCAACCAACATATGGCTGAACAGGCGCTGCGGGTGCTTGGTGTAGCATATCGGGACGTGGCTTCAGGTGAGAGAATCGTGGATGAAAATCAAGCGGAGAATAAGCTTGTATTCGTTGGCTTATGTGGCATGATAGATCCGCCCCGGGAAGAAGTAAAAGAAGCCATTCGAAAATGCCGAGTCGCGGGAATTAAGACCGTGATGATCACAGGAGATCATCAAACGACTGCCGAGGCGATAGCTAGACAGCTGGGCATCCTTCCAAGAGGCGGGTTGACAATAAATGGGCAGGATTTATATAATATGTCCGATGAAGAGTTCGATAAAAAAGTGGAACAAATCTATGTCTATGCACGAGTATCTCCAGAGCATAAGCTCAAGATCGTTCGAGCCTTGCAGGCCAAGGGACATGTCGTTGCCATGACGGGAGACGGTGTGAATGATGCACCTGCCATTAAGGCAGCAAACATAGGCATTGCGATGGGGATTACAGGGACAGACGTATCGAAAGAAGCGTCTTCGCTTGTCCTTGCAGATGATAACTTTGCTACGATTGAAGCCGCTATTGAAGAAGGTCGTACGATCTATGATAATATAAGGAAGTTTATACGATACCTGCTTGCTTCTAATGTAGGCGAGATCTTGGTTATGTTCTTCGCCATGATCGCTGGAATGCCTCTCCCGCTTGTACCGATTCAGATTCTATGGGTTAATTTGGTAACAGACGGATTACCAGCGATGGCTTTAGGTGTTGATCAGGCGGAAGGAAACACCATGAAGCGGCCCCCTCGTCCAAGTCGAGAGAGTATCTTTGCGAGAGGCTTGGGCTGGAAGATCCTTAGTCGTGGATTTCTTATTGGAATTTGTACATTAGGTGCATTCTGGATTACCCTACAAGCGAATCCAGACGACTTAACTAAGGCCCAAACGATGGCCTTCGCGACATTGGTTATGGCTCAGCTGATTCATGTGTTCGATTGTCGGAGTGAGAGGACTGTCTTTCACCGTAATCCTCTTCAGAATAAGTGGTTAGTGGTAGCCGTTATTGTTTCGGTATTGCTATTAATTGGAGTCATTTACTTAGAACCGCTTCAACCTATCTTCAAGACCGTCGCACTTGATATTCAAGAATGGTTTATCTTACTTATTTTTGCTGCGATTCCGACCGTTGCCGTTGGAGTTATGGGGTTATTGTGGGATGCACTAAAAGGAAGAAGGACAGCTTAA